CAGCAACAATTACGATTAAAAAGTACCATCTACAGCCACAACATTTTCCCAATTTGAGGTTAACAGTACATCTGTCAAATAACGCAGAGATCAAATGGTTTATCTTCAGCATAACAAACAGCAAAAAGAAATTCCATTTGGTTGTCCAATCCATAGGCAGGCCATAGATATTAACTAGGAAAAGCTCATTAAGGGATGTCGAACACTGGCAGTCAAATCCCACGCATCGAACTCTGTGATTTTAAATGATCATCTTTGCTGCACgttcaaaaatagaaaagaaaataagaactTGCAAAGTTCCAGCTTGTCAGTCTCAAAAAAGTGATAGGTTCCAAGCGTGGAACacataattattaatatatcaaGTACATAATAATTTATTGACAAACAAACTACAAGTATAAAAGATAAATCATGCATAATATTTAACGTAATTCGGCTCTATCATTGAGTCCATGTCTATGGAAAAAAAACTCGTTTTTTATTACCAGAGAAAAACCTTATAAAAGAATACAATTTGAACTCAAACCCAACCCTTATATATCATCTCTCAAGAACCCTCTCCATCCTTATGTATAAGGTTTCTCTCCATAGACGTCGACTAATGCCTCCTAAACATACATTACTTCACCTAATTTCATGGGCTTCTACTCGACATTTCTGAAAAACCAACTTCTAGAAGTGAATGGACGTCGTGGTTGCCATTACTTAGCATCAGCAACCAAGTGGCACTTCTTTGTGGATTTCTGCGATTAGTAGTGTTTCTTGCTTTGGTTTTTGTAGTTGAGGCTTCGGGCAAACTGCCTCATCATTTTATATGCAGACCGCCAAAAAAAATGTTACTTATCTCCAATTTGTGCACAAAAAATTGTAATGGAATTAGATCACTTGTAGTTGTATTTttttagaagaaaagaaagtaatgGAATTATATCCAACCGCCAAAAAAATGTAATGGAATTATATCAGgtgtatttgtatttttttaataagaaaagaaagtaatttATAAAATGATAAGCAgcttaacaaaaataattttatttgtcGTTTTATATGCGAACCCccaaaagaaaatatttaagTTACTTATCTCCAATTCGCACACACGGAAAAGTAATAGAATTATATCACttgtatttgtattttttataagaaaagatTTATAAAATGATAAGCAGCTCAACAAAAgtaattttattttgtattataCTATTAGTCAAAACTTTActcaaagaagaaaaaggctATTATAACAAATTGTAAAAGTATGATTACTTTCAATATTTTCATCACAACACTTTAATTGGTAAGACGTTTCGCTTGTAACTTTCATCAAGAAGGAATTCCCTTGTGGAACTATTATGGGCATGCAGCCAAGAAGGCACTGTGAACTTGAAGCTCGGGGCAGGATTCAACAAACGGTGGTTGAGAAGGGAAATTTGGTAGAAAAAAGAATCATGTCCCTGTCAATTATCTTcgaatttgaacttgaaaatatatatatatatatatatatatgggtaaAGCCAAATTAAAACTGTTAAATATCAAGCCTTTCATTCTCTAACATTTTATTGctttttttggtcccaatctaTAAATTTGTGCGTTACGAAAGGAAAAGGAGTTGTTGATGTTGCAACCTTTTTGAGTGATTTCATATATGTTTATGTACGAACATAAATGAAATCAAACTATCATTCCTCGCTACACAAAGCAAACCTCTCAATGTTTCATCTGAATGTTAATGTGGTTCACTGATCTTCAGTCCACTCACATGCAAAGAGAAACTTACAGAGATAGATGAGAAGCTAAATTGTCACGTATCAGATATTGCGTACGTACTATGGTTACATTTGGGAACATGTGGAATAATGCCATTATCAGATTCACATTCGGTGCATGGCCTTATGTATTTTCGTTACTGATTACTGAATAGCTAGCGACCATATGGCTTCCATTTTGCCTTTTACTTCAGCCTCAAAATGCTTTTTCGCTGCCAGCCAGGGCTTCCCAGTCGTCTGCAGCATCCACCTTATTAATTTGATCTCTTGACAAGAAATAAAAGCATTATTGCTTCTGCCGTACAACTGAAATCTCCAACATAGGATGGAAAAACACGAAAATGCCAACAAATTAAGAACACTCCTCTACAACATTGAACAGAATTAAGGACCTGCAAAACCGCATGCTACTGTTGCGTACTAATACTTGCACAATATATAGTCCATCATGGAAACAATCAACACTTGAGCTATCAAGCAGCTAAGTACGTACCAATAAGCAGTACATCTCAATGATCTATAAATGTGtagaaatcaatgaatgaatccTGTATCCGCTTTCAACTTAAGTGATCAGTCAGTATTAGCTAGAAGCAATAAAAGGTCTCAGGAAAGGGAGTGACGAAAATGGCATCGGTGACCATAGGGGCAGATATCCCCAGCAAGAACCATCCGGCAAACCTCAGTCTTGTAACGAGGGTGCCTTATCACCGGACGCAGCTCCATGATCCCATGTGCGAATCGACAGTTTCCAGCAAAAGGGCAACTTCCGGTCTCCTGCCACTTGTTACACAGCTCCGTCTTGGACATCCCTTGGTTGTACACCTCGAACTGCGACGcctcttcctctctccctcCCCCTGCTACGTACACCCTTTGCCTAGCCTTCTCCTATTGCAAATTAATTACTAATTTATAACCAAAGAGTGATATAATACAGAGTTTTTACTCTCTTATTGTTCCACCGTCTCTTGAGTTCCAAGTCAATGTGTCTCAATTCTTACTAATTAAACAAGTACTTGATCTACGTACTATTAAACACGCACAAAAGTGTGGCGCGCATAAATTCTTAAAAGTAATTAATAAGCCTCCACTGAGTAATGCACATACCTGAAACTTAGATAGTTCCTATAGACTTCTATTATACGGTAATTAATTATCGCCATAAAAAAAGTATTCTCATATAAAGggggaaatttttaaaaaagacTCCGGAAAACCTGGCATTTTAAGCTAGTCAGAACAGGACGTAATAAAACAACGACAATCGAATACGTAAAATAATCTTTTTTTATAAAGAAATGTTCTAACCGAATCTGGTAAGGGCGGAGAGTTAACTCGGTTTGGACTCGAGGCCTGAGTCGTCGGAGCTTCATATTTTCCAGCAGATTTGGGTTTAAACTTGAGATAGCCGGCGGAGCGAATGGAAATGCTCTTAGGGAGGGAGACTCGTTCGGCGAGGTGCCGTCGTTGGAAGCGGTTTTGTTGGATGACATCGGGACCCGGAGCGGGTGAGGCCTCGCGAGAGTATAAGCGCGGCGAGGGAGTATCGTTTCCACTGATTCTGAGGCGGTTGAAGTCGGAGAGGAGGCAGTTGTGGATGGTGGCTCGGGAGAGGAGACTGAGGCGGTGAACTAAGTCGGCATTTGCGAGGCGGAGAGATTCGTTGTCTTGACCGAGAGCCTGCACTTCTTTGATGGATTCGCGGAGGTTGGCGAGGCAAAATGCATAGCGGTTGTAGAGCTGCTGGTACTCGAGGATGAGGCTGGAGTCAGAATGGCAGCGATCGGGGGTGACTACTTCGTCTGTCATGGTATCGTAGGAGGGAGGAAGAGCTCGAAAATTGAGAGATAAGTGCGGAGTACCGGTTTAACGGTGATGTGGTGGCGATGTCGGAGGAGGGCGTATATTTGCTTGGCGGCGGTGGTGGCCAAGGTTCCGGTGAGGAGGATATGCTAATCTTTCACGAGTAGAGTAGCGTTGGGATTGGGTATGGGATGTACGGGAAAACACTATACAGCGTGAAGGAACAAGGAAGTAGTAATATGATCTGGGGTTGGTTATGAAGGAGCGAGAGGATGCAGCAATCACATCCATGGGTTTGGAAACTCCGGATTCATTTCATATGGTTGGTGAAATTCTCTGGACATTGCTTGGGTGGGAAGAATttaaaccaaacaaaaaaacaaaagtgagGGAAGTGGTAGTTTGGCGGGCGGGGAATTTAGGAGAACGACGAAGAGGGGACCGGTTGCTCGCTCGCTGAGGTGGGTCCCCGACCGTTAAGGCCCCCTGATCCTCGTCCCTACTTCCTTCCCAATTCCCAAGTCCTAACCATTTTTCTCACTGAAAATGAATAAAGAAGTTTCTCTTCCTATCTACTGAGTtaactttcttctttttctttttttttttgtcgacacatGAGTGTTCGGATGAATTCTTACAGGATCTGATTAATTTCCTGCGGCTCGGGTTCGGCGGCCCAACCCGACACAAGCACGATAAGTGCGCGGAGAAATTCAGCTGAGCAGAGACTCGATCTTGAGACCAAGTGATCACCAGGGGGAGGGGCTACTGTTGGACCATTCACACGGAGTTATCTACTGAGTTAACACTTAGTGCTTTTAGCCTCTTctgaccattttttttttccaaaaaaaaaaatctttcaaaagaaaaaaaaattaagtggaTTTGGATTATTTGATACAGTGTAATATTTGTCTGGAAACAGGCAATTAAGTGGATTACATCAGAATTccgattatgtgttatgtgcatgAATAATTGTTCGATATAGATTGCTTAAGATGAAAGAATGAGaaggtggaggaggaggaggaggagggtgGTGTGATATGCAAGAATCCACTACTATGTATAATGTATGTCTGTGAAGTGGAATCATGATGATGAGTTGGATTAAGAATAACTTAACTAATGGTTTCATGGGAAATAAGTAATTAATAAAGTCTCTCTAATCATTTCAGCAGAGAGCCGTTGCTTCCTTACCACATCTTTAACTAACTCACTCCCTCACTCGAggctagggctgcaaacgagtcgagccgagtcgaggtttgagctaatcgagccgagccttagctaaattttatcaagctcgagctcgagctcgagctcgacgagctggcaattttcgagctcgagctcgactcgaatcaagtcgagccgagctcgagctcgaaaaaaataaaaaaaaattattttattttttaaaaaaataaataaaataatattttttctgaataaataataaaatattaaggatatatccgtaatttcactatgaaaataaaaaataaaaaatatatatatataatatacgtaattttattattaaataaaaataaaaataaaaaaaaatatatatatatattcaagctcgcgagccggctcgcgagctaacgagcttaatattttgagctcgagttcgagctcgagtttgactcgagctggctcgagctcgactcgagctcgattaatgtcgagctcgactcgagcttgactcgagccgctcgcgagctcgattcgtttgcagccctactcgAGGCTAGCCGTGCAGCCTTGTTCCACTGTTCACAATTTCATCCCACGGATTTAATATTGATCCTAATTAAGGGGCATCAGGCAACCAGTTTTGAAAACTGAATCGATGGGAGTCCTGTACACCAGCCTACTACCTACCTTATCAATCATTCTGATGCGTCCTAACTAACAAAAGGTTATTTCGATGCTAATCATGACTAACTAACAAGATTCTTGCTGTGTGTGGAGATCGTAATTTCCAAAGTTTGATGGCGAGATCAAATCCCCTCTGATAAACATTTAGATTCTTCTATCACTTTACAACTGTATGTAATTAATTGGCACTCTTTATGATTTTGATTGCAGTCAGGCAAATTAAGGAACATCACATCCTACAGCCACTATATGAGAATGCCCGCTGCCGGCAAATGCATTTGATCCATCATTGGATGCATGCATGGcgtaattaattaagccaaGCATCCTTTTAATCAACTTCTTCATGGTGAGCATCCTTGGAAGTTCTCTACTACTGATCGATCGATGATGGTTTATTAAAATTTCACCGCTTGGTTACTACTTTATTCGATCATTTGTTAATTATTATGATATAGAAATTAGCATCGAGTTGGCGGCGCGGGGGTTTAGAAGCTGCAGACCGACACTGGGGAGAGAATCTGCATGTACAGGACGAGACCTCAGTGGAGTGGAGGAAGGTGACTGAACACTATTCTCCGACGTGGGCTGCATCAGTCTGCTGCGCTTTGTCAGTCCTACACGTGGCTATGTTGATGGTCTAGCCCAATAAAATCCAAGAACGGCCCAATCAAAATTTTGGTCAAGACTGACAAGATTATATAGACTCTACCGAACAAATTTTTGGGCACAAATTTTAATGAGAGGGAAAATTTTTAGTATTATTTCACCTTATTTTGTGAATGTTTACATCTACTATTATATTAGTGTCTGCATCTATTGTACCTGTGTCCACAAAAAAACACTATAATATAATATGTCATCACGACTAATAACAGCACATCTTATGACAATTTGTTTAGCGAAAGGTCAAAATACTTAAAAGATATGTAGAGCTCAACAGCTAGGTTTGCGACTATACCATTTTCAGCTTATGCATGATTTAGGGTAAAACTATTTCTATGCCACTCTGTGCCTTGATTATTAATAGGAGGGCTATCGTTCCGCACCACCCTTAAAGATGTACATTTAACTTTTTTTGAAGCTAAGCAAGtcaaattttctttattaggcgGTCTTGCCCCCATAAATTAAAGAATAaatttgtttaattgttttttaaTAGGTTGGACATTAAAAACAGTTGATAACCAAGCTTGACTCGATTGGTTAGGCAGCTTTAGCTGTCGCATAAACATTTAAACTGAAATAATTAGGAGTACATAAATAACAATAACCAAAGAAAGTGCTAGTTTTCAATAGGGCTGAACATACTCGAAAATAAGAAAGAGTTGAGGAAGTATAGGAGCATCCTGAAGTTGTCAGGAGTTTGAACCTTACCTGCAgtgaaaaaatttcaaaagaggTGCCAGAAACACCTCTTTGATCTAGTAGATTTTTATACTTATTAGACCCTTATACATACTATCTTTAGGCTCCTCTCCCCTAGATTAGGTTATAGAAATGCTATCATTGCTGTATTAAAAAAAGGGGCTCTTGTCAAAGAAGCTAAACACTAGTGGTATTTATTTAGACCACAAGGACATGTCTGAAACTTGATACTAttaaagaaaccaaaaaaaaaatgtgtggaGGAGAATTTACCCAATTTAGTTGTCTAACGTATCGTTTCAAGCTAAGCAAAAGCGCAAATTAAATAGCTTTCATATAGGCATCTGGATATCGAGATGGTTGTAAGTAGTTGTACGTTGTATTCAAAGAGACGTTTGTGGTTTTCATTTACTATATAAATTATAACCCGTTTCCCCTTCTTAAAAGCTAGGCACGTTCTCTTGTTTACTGGTTGCAACGTCTGAAAATGTCCTAAAGGGTTGGGCAGTAGCTAGAGCTTAATTAGAGCACTAAAATGGCGGTTAGATATTTGAAAACAAATACAGCAAAACTCAAAAGTAGAAAAgtgttttttaagaaaaataagaaggaaagaagTTGGCCCAAATTGGTTCCACCTAATTACAAATTGCATGAAATGAGACCTATAAAACAAAGCTCggtattaatttttctttttttcttatccTAATTCCTATGTATCCTTGCAATACCACAATGGGAGGTTGTACAGTCGATTAATTGAATAATGTGACATTTCCTGATCGGGGGGATAATCAATCCCTTTCAAAGGAAGGACAGCCATTGGAAGTTGGGATTACTGAAACGCTAAAATATCAGTACATAGCAAAATGGAATAAGAAATCTCTGCAAAAATTATAACTCTGCTCtttaaagaaaataaacctCATTGGTCTATATTAAAATTCACATTCAGAGACAATTCGTGCGCTTTGTACATAGAGAAGCTGAATATCAAATTTCACCCACGTTTAGGAAGACAAAATTAAAGATGAAAATCTAGGCCAGTAGCCCTACCTGGAATCCATCTCCATGGAAACCGCTAGAGATTTGTATATCTCATAAATAAGCCTATT
The genomic region above belongs to Coffea arabica cultivar ET-39 chromosome 7c, Coffea Arabica ET-39 HiFi, whole genome shotgun sequence and contains:
- the LOC113698519 gene encoding zinc finger CCCH domain-containing protein 15-like gives rise to the protein MTDEVVTPDRCHSDSSLILEYQQLYNRYAFCLANLRESIKEVQALGQDNESLRLANADLVHRLSLLSRATIHNCLLSDFNRLRISGNDTPSPRLYSREASPAPGPDVIQQNRFQRRHLAERVSLPKSISIRSAGYLKFKPKSAGKYEAPTTQASSPNRVNSPPLPDSEKARQRVYVAGGGREEEASQFEVYNQGMSKTELCNKWQETGSCPFAGNCRFAHGIMELRPVIRHPRYKTEVCRMVLAGDICPYGHRCHFRHSLS